The following is a genomic window from Gymnodinialimonas ceratoperidinii.
TGAATTCACTTAAGAAGCCGCCAATCGCGGTCTTGACTTCAGCCACGTCCGCGCGCGGCACATGCAGGTCATCGGGTGCGCAGGCCGCGCCCCGGTCATGGGTCTCGGTCATGAGGTGTCCCTTACGGTTGAGGTGAGGCTCCCGGAGCGCCGGAAGCGGTCGATCAGCGGGCCTTCCGGGCCGCCAGGTTCAGGCGAGCGTCCTCGAACACCTTCGCCAATTCGTGAAGCACGTCGGACTTGGCCTCATGCGGCGCGAGGCGCGCGTCGGGCAGCATCGGGAAGGTCACCAGCGACACCTCCCAAAGCTCCACCTCCGACAGGCAGCGCGCGCCCTTCTCGTCCTTGTGGGATTTCACCGTGCGGTAGCCGATGGAGAGCCCGTCGATGGCCCCCGCGCGCGTCAGGGCCGCCGCCTCGCGGGCCCGCGCCACCGACTTCAGCAAGCGTCCCCTGACGAACAATCCGCGGTCATCTTCGCGGATCTCGTCCCAGATGCCGATCGGCTCACTCGGGTCGTGCTGCCACAGCATCTTGACCTTCCGGCCTGCGCCCAGGGATTTCGCATAAGCGCCTTTCTCGACCAGATCGCCGCCCTGATCTCGGGCCCCGAACAAAGAGGCGTATCCCGCAATGGCGAAATCGTCGTCCAGCGTCAGGTCGCTGTCGAAGCGTTGAAACTTCGCCTCCAACCCGCTTGGAAGAATCGTATTCATATCAGGCTCCTAT
Proteins encoded in this region:
- a CDS encoding HK97 family phage prohead protease; this encodes MNTILPSGLEAKFQRFDSDLTLDDDFAIAGYASLFGARDQGGDLVEKGAYAKSLGAGRKVKMLWQHDPSEPIGIWDEIREDDRGLFVRGRLLKSVARAREAAALTRAGAIDGLSIGYRTVKSHKDEKGARCLSEVELWEVSLVTFPMLPDARLAPHEAKSDVLHELAKVFEDARLNLAARKAR